A part of Pararhizobium sp. A13 genomic DNA contains:
- a CDS encoding PAS domain-containing protein — protein MDFLSSVLGRMNGFLYRCRADEHYTMLDMTDGMQRIFGYPVDEIVGNRVRTFTSIMCEDDVPMMDEVVGKALESRTDWTLEYRIRHNKGHYLWVTETGGGVWGNDGELLFLEGSIVNIESLYQRIDEQTADMRATASRTAEILHSLRYLKLLAVNAGIEAARAGTAGAGFAVLASEMRTLANDSETVAREIATAQRSSS, from the coding sequence ATGGACTTTCTCAGCAGTGTACTTGGCCGCATGAACGGCTTCCTCTATCGGTGCCGAGCAGACGAGCATTATACGATGCTGGACATGACCGACGGCATGCAGCGCATATTCGGTTATCCGGTCGACGAGATCGTCGGCAACCGCGTCCGCACCTTCACCTCGATCATGTGCGAGGACGACGTGCCTATGATGGACGAGGTTGTCGGCAAGGCACTGGAAAGCCGCACCGACTGGACGCTGGAATACCGCATCCGCCACAACAAGGGCCACTATCTCTGGGTCACGGAAACCGGCGGTGGCGTCTGGGGCAATGACGGCGAACTGCTCTTTCTCGAAGGCAGCATCGTCAACATCGAATCGCTCTACCAGCGCATCGACGAGCAGACCGCCGACATGCGCGCGACCGCCTCGCGGACGGCCGAGATCCTGCACTCGCTGCGCTACCTGAAACTGCTTGCCGTCAACGCCGGCATCGAGGCTGCACGCGCCGGAACGGCAGGTGCCGGCTTTGCCGTTCTCGCCTCGGAGATGCGCACCCTTGCCAATGATTCCGAGACTGTCGCCCGGGAAATCGCCACGGCCCAGCGCAGCTCGAGCTAA
- a CDS encoding type II toxin-antitoxin system ParD family antitoxin — MATMTISLPDPMKEWIEAQISKGEYASTSDDVRDLVRRDRSRRDQELTIEELRQIVTESRSSGSGKQRLDQIFQNAERIANARGVVRD; from the coding sequence ATGGCAACAATGACCATATCCCTGCCAGACCCAATGAAAGAATGGATCGAAGCCCAAATCAGCAAGGGCGAATACGCGAGCACAAGCGACGATGTACGTGATCTCGTGCGACGCGATCGATCCCGCCGCGATCAGGAATTGACGATAGAAGAACTGCGGCAGATCGTTACGGAATCCCGATCCAGTGGCTCTGGCAAGCAAAGACTGGACCAGATTTTCCAGAATGCCGAACGCATCGCGAATGCAAGGGGCGTGGTGCGTGACTAA
- a CDS encoding type II toxin-antitoxin system RelE/ParE family toxin: protein MTNYTLTRRAEGDLLIVFLDGIEMFSLTQARRYKDELEHCFQLIASSPQMGRLAPAIGEGVQRHEHQSHIICTRKPNTPSQSSQSFLREVFAC from the coding sequence GTGACTAACTACACGCTAACGAGGCGTGCCGAAGGCGATTTGCTGATCGTGTTTCTGGACGGCATCGAAATGTTCAGTCTAACTCAGGCTCGCCGCTACAAGGATGAACTTGAACACTGTTTTCAGTTGATCGCGTCCAGTCCGCAGATGGGCCGGCTTGCCCCGGCGATTGGCGAAGGCGTTCAGCGGCACGAGCATCAAAGCCACATTATTTGTACGAGGAAACCGAACACACCGTCACAATCCTCGCAGTCGTTCCTGCGCGAAGTGTTCGCCTGCTGA
- a CDS encoding DUF1989 domain-containing protein, giving the protein MPPRPSTILRPGIPALPAGVERYRVKGRGTTVVKVAPGDRITVNDVEGGQLCEVSFVDGKGRFNAAGLGVGFSRPAVGLQDILARDGDSAKRTLSALKRRNVDPAGAQALVLFGESSSPGASAELTIMLDGLLIVSAPAPAMDAELQNTATALELRVARANVERSYEELLPEPMADPVQDLRVRAATASAYFVRAGEFIQIIDVSGRQCTDFQAFSARKVDKGLDLALDATVTRTLLGRSYPTPGLPSKAFDRDFEPLVEIVQDTVGRHDAFATACNSRYYDDMGYPGHVNCTDNFNHALKPYGIAPRKGWEALNYFYNTNIDHQNQLYLDEPWSRPGDYVLMRALTDLVCVSSSCPDDIDAANGWDPTDIHVRTYSDKEKFSRAIAIRMTPDAEPEMTQETAFHPRFSALTRNHAEYRGYWLPNRFNNDGPIEEYWACREKAVVMDLSPLRKFEVTGPDAEALLQYCVTRDIRKLSQGQVVYTAMCYENGGMIDDGTVFRLGQNNFRWIGGDDVSGIWLREQAEKKGFKAWVRSSTDQMHNLAVQGPKSREIIREIIWTAPSQPSIGELEWFRFAVGRIGHFEGAPVVVSRTGYTGELGYEIFCHPKDALAVFDAVWEAGQKHGLKPMGLEALDMVRIEAGLVFAHYDFSDQTDPFEAGIGFTVPLKSKTEDFIGRDALIKRKENPRYKLVGLDIDANEAVGHGDTVHIGRAQVGVVTSSTRSPLLKRTIALARMDVLHSPVGTEVEIGKLDGQQKRLPAQIVPFAHYDPEKMKPRS; this is encoded by the coding sequence ATGCCGCCGCGGCCCAGTACGATTCTAAGGCCGGGTATTCCGGCGCTGCCCGCTGGCGTCGAGCGGTACCGCGTCAAGGGGCGAGGCACGACGGTCGTCAAGGTGGCTCCCGGTGACCGGATTACCGTCAACGATGTCGAAGGCGGTCAGCTCTGCGAGGTCAGCTTTGTCGATGGAAAGGGCCGGTTCAACGCGGCCGGTCTCGGGGTTGGTTTTTCGCGGCCGGCAGTTGGCCTTCAGGATATCCTTGCCAGAGACGGCGACAGCGCCAAGCGGACGTTGAGCGCATTGAAACGGCGCAATGTCGATCCTGCCGGAGCGCAGGCGCTCGTGCTTTTCGGCGAAAGCTCGTCGCCGGGCGCCTCGGCAGAATTGACGATCATGCTCGACGGGCTGCTGATTGTCTCGGCACCAGCGCCGGCGATGGATGCGGAACTGCAGAATACAGCGACAGCGCTTGAACTGCGCGTCGCACGCGCCAATGTTGAACGAAGCTATGAGGAACTGCTGCCCGAGCCGATGGCCGATCCGGTGCAGGATTTGCGCGTCCGTGCTGCTACGGCCTCGGCCTATTTCGTAAGAGCGGGCGAATTCATCCAGATTATTGACGTCAGCGGCCGGCAATGCACGGACTTTCAGGCTTTTTCCGCCCGCAAGGTGGACAAGGGGCTTGATCTGGCGCTGGACGCGACGGTGACGCGCACGCTGCTGGGACGCAGCTATCCGACGCCGGGGCTGCCTTCCAAGGCGTTCGATCGCGATTTCGAGCCTCTGGTGGAGATCGTGCAGGATACGGTCGGGCGTCATGATGCTTTCGCGACTGCGTGCAATTCGCGCTATTACGACGACATGGGCTACCCTGGCCATGTCAATTGCACCGACAATTTCAACCATGCGCTCAAGCCCTATGGCATTGCTCCGCGCAAGGGCTGGGAAGCGCTCAATTATTTCTACAACACCAACATCGACCACCAGAACCAGCTCTATCTCGACGAGCCATGGTCACGGCCGGGCGATTACGTGCTGATGCGGGCGCTGACCGATCTCGTCTGCGTCTCGTCGTCCTGCCCGGACGACATCGACGCTGCGAATGGCTGGGATCCGACGGATATCCATGTCCGCACCTATTCAGACAAAGAGAAATTCTCGCGCGCAATCGCCATCCGAATGACCCCTGATGCAGAGCCCGAAATGACCCAGGAAACAGCCTTTCATCCGCGCTTCTCGGCGCTGACCCGCAACCACGCCGAATATCGCGGCTACTGGCTGCCGAACCGTTTCAACAATGACGGGCCGATCGAGGAATACTGGGCCTGCCGCGAGAAGGCGGTGGTCATGGACCTGTCGCCGCTCCGGAAATTCGAGGTGACGGGGCCGGATGCCGAGGCGCTGCTGCAATACTGCGTCACCCGCGACATCCGCAAGCTGTCGCAGGGGCAGGTGGTCTATACGGCCATGTGCTACGAGAACGGCGGCATGATAGACGACGGCACGGTCTTTCGGCTGGGGCAGAACAATTTCCGCTGGATCGGCGGCGACGACGTCAGTGGCATCTGGCTGCGCGAGCAGGCCGAGAAGAAGGGCTTCAAGGCCTGGGTGCGCTCGTCCACCGACCAGATGCATAATCTTGCCGTGCAAGGGCCGAAGAGCCGCGAGATCATCAGGGAGATCATCTGGACCGCACCGTCGCAGCCCTCGATCGGTGAACTCGAATGGTTCCGCTTCGCCGTTGGCCGGATCGGGCATTTCGAAGGCGCACCTGTCGTAGTTTCGCGCACGGGTTACACCGGCGAACTCGGCTACGAAATCTTCTGTCATCCGAAGGATGCGCTCGCCGTGTTCGATGCGGTCTGGGAGGCGGGCCAAAAACATGGGCTGAAGCCGATGGGACTGGAGGCGCTCGACATGGTGCGCATCGAGGCCGGCCTTGTGTTTGCGCACTATGATTTTTCCGACCAGACCGATCCCTTCGAAGCGGGCATCGGCTTCACCGTGCCGCTGAAATCGAAGACTGAGGATTTCATCGGCCGCGACGCGCTGATCAAGCGCAAGGAGAACCCACGCTACAAGCTGGTCGGGCTCGATATCGATGCTAACGAGGCTGTCGGTCATGGTGATACGGTGCATATCGGCCGGGCGCAGGTCGGCGTCGTCACCAGTTCGACCCGCTCGCCGCTCCTCAAGAGGACGATCGCACTGGCGCGGATGGATGTGCTGCATTCGCCCGTCGGTACCGAGGTTGAGATCGGCAAGCTGGATGGGCAGCAGAAGCGGTTGCCGGCGCAGATCGTGCCGTTTGCGCATTACGATCCGGAGAAGATGAAGCCGCGGTCGTGA